One part of the Humulus lupulus chromosome 9, drHumLupu1.1, whole genome shotgun sequence genome encodes these proteins:
- the LOC133800353 gene encoding glutathione S-transferase T3-like: protein MVSRNYRPSMEKSSIDLNRETSSTSVSETQPEHSVEGLENVVLHNEDESRHKCKAKWSKEDTILLISGWLNTSKDAIVGNDQTSTHFWARIAEYYNTNQKGEQARTGRQCKDHWNKMNQKVARFNGCYKRVQQAHHSGWSDEQILENAHQLYKSENNNSNFVLVDCWRLLKDEPKWNTMYQPKCGKRTKVSDTGAFTSSSNADISDDEVREVRPTGQKAAKRKGKEKKDTHARFIEISERKASALEKLVAIKEKKATIKEKEAEDNRMTKYIDYLIMDTSHMTPEQKKDHENNINFEEDLECVDMYSYA from the exons ATGGTTTCGAGAAATTATAGGCCAAGTATGGAAAAGTCTAGTATTGATTTGAATCGTGAAACATCATCGACATCTGTCTCTGAAACCCAACCTGAACATAGTGTTGAAGGGTTGGAAAATGTAGTTCTACACAATGAAGATGAATCAAGACATAAATGTAAAGCCAAATGGAGCAAGGAAGACACTATACTTCTGATAAGTGGATGGCTTAATACATCTAAGGATGCCATTGTGGGGAATGACCAAACTTCTACACATTTCTGGGCTCGAATTGCAGAATACTACAACACCAACCAAAAAGGCGAGCAAGCAAGAACTGGAAGGCAATGCAAAGATCATTGGAACAAGATGAATCAAAAGGTGGCGCGTTTCAATGGGTGTTATAAACGAGTACAACAAGCACATCACAGTGGTTGGTCTGATGAGCAAATTCTTGAGAATGCACATCAATTGTACAAATCTGAAAATAACAACTCAAATTTTGTGCTTGTGGACTGTTGGAGATTGCTAAAGGATGAGCCGAAATGGAATACAATGTACCAACCAAAATGTGGTAAGAGAACAAAGGTGTCAGATACAGGGGCatttacttcttcttccaatgcagaCATCAGTGATGATGAAGTACGTGAAGTGCGCCCTACTGGTCAAAAGGCAGCAAagagaaaagggaaggaaaaaaaagacaCACATGCTAGATTTATAGAGATTAGTGAACGGAAAGCATCTGCATTGGAGAAATTGGTGGCAATAAAGGAGAAAAAGGCGACGATAAAGGAGAAAGAGGCAGAAGATAATAGGATGACAAAATACATAGATTATCTCATCATGGACACGTCGCATATGACTCCCGAACAAAAGAAAGATCATGAAAAC AATATCAATTTTGAAGAAGATTTAGAATGCGTAGACATGTATTCTTATGCATAG
- the LOC133801274 gene encoding probable glutathione S-transferase translates to MGEEVKLYGNWASPFSCRVDIALKLKGVEYKYYDEDLKNKSASLLKYNPIHKKVPAFVHNEKPLAESLVILEYIEETWKTNPIFPQDPYERAQARFWTRFIDDKIVPTLREAWVKEDRKKEAKEASEYLEFLEKELKGKYFGGESIGVVDIAGNVVAQWLPIFQQLMGIEIMTETKFPKLCKWSHDFATHPVIKEASPSKEDLIAFYKPQLSTRKAPTQK, encoded by the exons ATGGGAGAAGAAGTGAAGCTTTATGGTAATTGGGCAAGCCCTTTTAGTTGCAGAGTAGACATAGCTTTGAAACTCAAAGGTGTTGAATACAAATACTATGACGAAGATTTGAAGAACAAGAGTGCTTCTCTCCTCAAATACAACCCAATTCACAAGAAGGTCCCTGCCTTTGTTCACAATGAAAAACCCTTAGCTGAGTCACTTGTCATCCTTGAATACATCGAGGAGACATGGAAGACTAATCCCATCTTCCCTCAAGACCCCTATGAAAGAGCTCAAGCCCGTTTTTGGACTCGTTTCATTGATGACAAG ATCGTGCCAACGCTGAGGGAAGCCTGGGTCAAGGAAGATAGGAAAAAGGAAGCAAAAGAAGCAAGTGAGTACTTAGAATTTCTAGAGAAAGAGCTGAAAGGCAAGTACTTTGGAGGAGAAAGCATTGGAGTAGTGGACATAGCAGGGAACGTCGTAGCACAGTGGTTACCAATTTTTCAACAGCTCATGGGAATAGAGATAATGACAGAGACAAAGTTTCCAAAGCTCTGTAAATGGAGCCATGATTTTGCCACTCATCCTGTGATTAAAGAAGCATCGCCTTCTAAAGAAGACCTTATTGCTTTCTACAAGCCTCAATTGTCCACCAGAAAGGCACCCACCCAAAAATGA
- the LOC133800354 gene encoding uncharacterized protein LOC133800354, which translates to MLAYGAPADYVDEYVRIGETTAIECLVNFVRGVNDIFGTEYLRRPNAGDIRRLLQMGEVRGFPGMLGSIDCMHWEWKNCLVAWKCQFTRGDHGRPTIILEAIASQDLWIWHAFFGVSGSNNDLNVLNQSPIFTDILQGQAPRVEFTINGTQYNKGYYLADGIYPEWGTFVKTILLPQGEKRKLFSRCQEAVRKDVERAFGVLQSRFAIVRGPAHFWQRDILKDIMYACIILHNIIVEDAYESLFDFNYDDSPTNTQMVEVLHEHISDFPTMLQRNAEIRDRNIHRNLHVTTQIC; encoded by the coding sequence ATGTTGGCATATGGAGCGCCTGCCGattatgttgatgagtatgttcgaATTGGTGAAACTACCGCTATTGAATGTCTAGTCAATTTCGTTCGAGGAGTGAATGACATTTTTGGGACCGAATATTTAAGACGACCCAATGCTGGGGACATTCGTCGCTTACTTCAAATGGGGGAGGTGCGTGGTTTTCCAGGCATGTTGGGAAGCATTGATTGTATGCACTGGGAATGGAAAAATTGCCTAGTTGCATGGAAATGTCAATTCACGCGAGGTGATCACGGCAGACCAACAATCATACTCGAAGCAATTGCGTCACAAGATCTTTGGATATGGCATGCATTTTTTGGTGTTTCAGGATCCAATAATGATCTCAACGTGTTAAATCAATCCCCAATATTCACTGATATCTTACAAGGGCAAGCTCCGAGAGTTGAGTTTACGATAAATGGCACACAATACAACAAGGGGTATTATCTAGCAGATGGTATCTATCCAGAGTGGGGTACATTTGTTAAAACTATCCTACTGCCTCAAGGagagaaaagaaaattattttccCGATGCCAAGAAGCGGTACGCAAAGATGTTGAGCGAGCATTTGGAGTACTTCAATCTCGTTTTGCTATTGTACGAGGACCAGCACATTTTTGGCAAAGAGATATTCTCAAAGATATTATGTATGCATGCATCATATTGCACAACATTATTGTCGAGGATGCATATGAGAGTTTGTttgattttaattatgatgaCAGCCCCACCAACACTCAAATGGTTGAAGTATTGCATGAACATATTTCTGACTTCCCGACAATGCTTCAAAGAAATGCTGAAATTCGTGATAGAAACATTCATCGCAATcttcatgtaacgacccaaatttgctaa